The following is a genomic window from Mycteria americana isolate JAX WOST 10 ecotype Jacksonville Zoo and Gardens chromosome 14, USCA_MyAme_1.0, whole genome shotgun sequence.
GTAAGCAGGAACCCAATGATCGGAAAGGCTTGAGTGAGCCCAGCATGCCAGATGACTCTGGTGTTAAGTAACAGTCGCTCTGTACCTAGACAGATGTGCACCAACCCCTTCGGGCGCTCCCTGCTTTGAGTGCTCCAAGGGCTCACGTTCCCTTTGGTATGAAATCAGGGCCAGGCCACTTTGCAGAGAAATCATGAAAAAGGATTGAACAGACCAAAGCAGGAGCTCGAGCTGACCCTGAACTGAGCAGCTGACCAGGGCCCTTCTAGTGGAATCCAGAAACAGAACAATAACGTGAAGAGAAGCAAGCAAGAACTACTGCCTTCCTCCAGTTGTAAAAAGAAATGGAACCAGCCTGTTGACGGGGAGAGGATCTGCCTTGCAAATCGGGCCAGTATATCATTTGTATCATCTACTTGTGAACACTGGAGAAGGGGATTTCTGGGTAGCGCAGAGCAGGTTTTCCAAAACCCCTGTACTGGTGCAGACAGCTGCGCACTGTCTCTGCAAACTGGaaagggatttttgtttgcttttttgaaacAATCTGTTCATGTTCTCTCATGTGCGAGGCTGGTTGCACCAATTTTTCAGCatgacttatttttcttccactgtcttGGTGCTACACTGGCTGAACAGATGAATTGGACCATATTGTTAAGCCAGTCGAGAGCCAACACTATTTCAAGGTATTATCCCATAGCATGGTTTTGAGCTAATTCTCTATCCACCTGGCCCATTGCCTTACACAGAGCTGCTGTAAGATACCAGGCAATGTCTCTCAGATCAAGGGGAATCAGTCTATAATTGACTTGTTTatagctgcctgcagcccagcttGGATTAGGAGAGCTGTGATCCGCATTCGTATCTCAAGTGAGCTGCTTTCAAAGAAGGCTATATAAAGCTCCATCGTCCTAGGGGTTTCCTTGCGCTGCCTGGTTTGGGTTCCTGTCATGCACAGCTGGATCCAGCAAGACTCACACAACAACAAGCTCTCTTTATGACTTCAGATTAAttgcaggaggcagcagaaaTTTCTAAAAACCCTCCAGGCTCTGTCGAGCGTATACAGCTTAGGAGTTCTGAAGTAGCATAAATAGAGCAGCTTTTCTGTTCCCGGGATTTCCTGTCCCAGCTTTAGTCAAAACCTTCGTATCTTCCCAGGACCCAGAAGGATCATTTGTGGAGCTCCTCCACCAGACTTCTTGAGCTCTCCCTCTGGCTAGCGAGGTTACTTCCCCTGCAGCAGAAATGGCTGTGATCCCTACTGCTACCGCAGTTCAGCCTCGGCTTGAGTCCCATGATGGGTGCTCTGGCTGCTATCGTCTCTGGACGAAGATGCTACAGACTGTGACAGGGTCCAATGTCGTTTGGAGCCAGTTTTGCATCCATCCGTGTTGCAGCGTATATTTGAGCTGGCAACTATGGTCTTTGTTCGGGTCATTTTTTCCAGTGGGGTAGTCATGCAGATAGGGCTGGTACCCCCTGCGCGGGCGGGAGGGTGGCTCTGGCTGCAGTTCTGCACTCCTCACGGCCTGAGAGCTGCTCTGTGCGCGTCCCTGGCATTCAAAGTCTAAATGTACTAGATGTGTGACAGCATTCCTCATGGGAACTTCATTTTAGGGGTAGTATCAATAATAATTTGGCACAACAGATGACAAACTTGTTTGCAAAATGAACAGCTTTTTCTCTTTAGAGTATCTCATTATTTGTCCCTAGAACCTTCCCAGTTTCTCCTCACCTCTCCTCCCTACCGCAGCTAGTGTTGTCAGCATCCACTGGCTCCCAAAACAGGAGGAATGTAACGTTCAAATTACCTCCCACAGACCATCACTTCAGGTTAGCAACGTGCAGTGGGTAACTGTCTGTTTGCTCTCTAAACCCAAGCCTACGCCAGCGCAAGCCCGATGGAGTCTACGGGCAGGTCCGAGCTGCCACAGGGACCTTCTGCAGCTGGAACTGCCGGATTTCAGAGTCACGTCCACGCAGACCTAACCTCCCTAGGGTCCTTGGGTGAAGCACATGCCAGCTTAGTTTTATTTCAGTGCCAGTCCTTCACTGACAAAGGACACAGTGTTAGGATCCTGCAGCAATTTCCCAGATATTGATTTCTTCTTAGGTTTACCTCCTCCGGTCTCCATGCCATGCTTTAAAAAATTGCCCCTGTCTGTTCCAGGTGCACAACGTACAGCTTCAGATAAGCTGAGCAGCATGTGAAATGGTCCTGCTCACCTTGTGAGGTTGAAACTAATGACAGTAAGAAGTAACTCatcaaatggcaaaaaaaccaTCCCGTATTCTCAGCTATCAAAAGCTCTTCTGCACTTCTCCAAAATGGCACAGATGGTGGCTGTTGGTCCCCAGCTTCTCCAATCCCCACCACTCCTGAGAGAGCCCCACACAACTGttctctctggttttcttttacttgaGAGATGTGGTGACTAGCTTACCGCAAATGCCCTAATGCTAAATTAAGCAGAACTGCCTAAGATTAGAAGTTATATTTTTTGCCTAGGTTTGCCATCTTAGAGGTAGGATGGGACACATTTTGGTTCAAATGTCTTATCCCAAGTGGCAGAACTAAGGCACATTATAAGTTGATCATCAATCATTTGATTACATTGTCCGTTACTGGTGTGTACACAGTAACTTTCATTCCTAAGTTCTTTGCAAAAATGCAATCACTTCTGTGGaaggcaagcaaacaaaaatgagatGAGAAAGACAAGATATGGCCCATGTGCCAGTTTCTTCGAAGGAAGAAACAGAGGACCCAAAGCTTAAACCCAGCAGGTGTGGTGAGACTTGCCATTAGAAAATCAGACGAGACTTGGTTTCTCCCCCTTGGAAGGATAAAGTGCTGGGATTGGGATCTTCAGATCCTCCAGATTCAATCCTTTGAACATCAGTATATTTCCCAGGGAGACTTTTCCCTTGAGGAATTCAGATTGGTAGGAAGCTGAATACAAACATTTATCAAAACACTCTCAAGGATGGTGTCCCTCTGGATGAGAGCACAGTTTGCACTATGAGAATGAGTCTGAAGCAAGGGATCAGATtcaaaatagacaaaataaatcagtaattCAAAATGTGCAAGGAAGTGCTATCGGAAAAGACTGTCTCACAGAGTTAAAAGCCTGCTTGAAAAGCCTACTTAATCTTCAAACATTAACGTATCACTGAGACTACAATAGAACAAATGGCACCAGCCTGCGAGATGTGTCTCTGTCAGGAGGCCTGATGAGCTCTGCGGGTGAGATCCATTTATAGAGCCCGTACCTGTCTGGCTCTGTTTATTTCctagcagagctgctggagcGTTCCAGCATCGCCCAGGTGAACTGCCAAGAGTTTCAGCCAGATGTCAGCATGTTATGCTCAGCTGTAGGCTTGAGAGTTACTGGTTCCTGAATTTCTGGCTCTCTAAATAccacctccttcctcttccaacCCAGGCAGACAGAGCTCAGATGCCAGCAGTGAATCTCAGTAATTAAGCAGTTCGTCTTTGGGCTTACCACTCTCATTTCAGTTTGGAAAGGAGCCTTGGCTGGAAGGTTACACAGCACGTTACAGCCAGAATCAATGAACAGGGAGAGCCGGCTTCAATCCTAACCCTGCCACCGACTCGCGGTGACCAGGCTCACAAAGGTCCTTCGGCTGCCGATTCTTGGGTGCCGGTGCCCTGCTATCAGACCCTACTCCTGATTTTTGGAAGCACTGAGACCTTCATACTCTGGGAAGGAGAGGCGGCGTAGGAAAGGGCCTGTGAATGCCCACCCTCTGCGCAGAGGGCTCTAGTGACTGCCGCAATGACATCTCTTCCCATCAGGGCAGGCTGGGTGTTGGTTTCCCATCAGAATCCAAACGCTGCTCTTACTGCTCACCTTGGGAAAGTGCTTTGAAAGCTTCTGataaaaaagagaatttgagTGCGATGTGTTACCACACATGGAGAGGGAGCGAGGAAGGCCACGTTTCCAGTAAgggctgaaaaatgaaagcagttatTACTAATTTTTTCCTGGCTGAATAATAATATGCAACCTGAGGATGAGAAGACCTCGGTGCACAAGGATGCAGTAAACATACAATGAATGGTAATAAATAGGTCTCACCGCAAAGACTTGCAGGAAATACTGCAACGCAAACTAAAGAAGAAATGTAGAAAGAACTAAAAAAGCTAAGGATGATTTGGATTTGGAGAAAGACTTCATGCCTGAGCTGTCTCTACTTAGAATTGGGTGCTGACAAAACTGCCATTTCCGCTTGTTGAATCAATTTTAGCTTTGAAACCCACCCACATCTCGTAGGCTTTGGAaaaaccttcccttttttttataaatagcGTCCTTTTTTATCATTTCACAATCGGCTGGAACGAATGGGTCGGTGTGGTGCTGGTGAAAGGCACGCAGCCAAAGCGGGCTGATGGCACCACCTGCTTGTGGTTCCAAGGCCGAGTGTCTCCCGTGCGGAGCCTGGCATTGCTGTGGAAGTGTTTGAAAGTCTCGGGGGCACTAGTGGTCCCCCACCTGCCTCCTCCTACTTAGAATAAGTCGTGCCGTTTctggtgggggagaggaggcgaAAGGAAGAAAGTGTCCCGTATTGGTTGCAATCTAAGTGTGtgttctcccctccctgcaaacTTCAAACTGCGAGGATCGCAGCCCGTGTGTGGACAGCAGCCCCACCAAATTCAGTGTGCTGGTGGTACTGGGAAGAGTTTATTCTGGCCGTTTAATACTGATAGGATCTCTCCTGACAGTCACAAGAATTATTTATCTGTTCTCAGTGGTTTTGTGTCCTAAATAGTGTTTGGGAGCTGAAAGGGCAGAATCTATCCCCTTTCCTGAGCTCTGGGTTCGTCCCTGAGCCAGTACAGCCACTCACCAGGGGCAGTGAAAGCTCTGGTAATTatttaagagtaatttttttcttaggattttATGCTAGAAGAATTTCTTTGTACGAGTGTCTCTGGCCTCTGCAACTCACAGCCGTGCGCATTCTCCAGTTGTCTGTAAAGTCTTCTGCACTAAACAAGATGAAAGGTTTTTAATCCAATTGCTCAAAAcctttgaaattgttttcattaatacCCATTTAATTCAAATGCTTGGTAACAGCCTAGAAAATCCCTTTATTACAAATGCCATACCTTACTCCCCCAGTAGATAAGTAACCAATTATGTTTTCCCCAAAGTATTTAGGCTCTCCGATAATAAAGCTCTGCAGCAAAACTAACCTGGCCCTACTGATATTTTAGGGTTAGGAAGGGGGCAAAACAAATCCGATTCTTTAAATACCACAAAGGAGCAAAACGGAGCACAAGCCATTTTTCCCTTTGTAGGTCATCTTATCGAGACATCTCCATTTCAGAGCTGGATGCTGAATCgggacattaaaaataaaaaaaaaaatccctggcaaGCGCAAAGCCAGAAGCGCGAGTCTTAATTGTTGCTGCCAGAGCACTTCAAGGGAGCAGATCAAAACCTCACGGATAAAGAGAAACCCCAGGACTGAAAGGCCACGCTATTGATGGCGGGGATTAAAATGCTCGCACTGATTCGGGGGGCGAGTACATTAACCCTGAGGCGTAAAGGCCCGGGGTGCTTCGCTGCCAGAGCGGCCGACCCGGGCCTGGCCGTGGGGACCCACCAGGAGGTCGGCACCCACAGGCGCCCACAGCCGGGGCGGGGCCCGCGGCAGCGCGAAGCCGAGCGGCCTCAGGGGCCTTTCGGGAGGAacccggcggcggagccccgccgcccgcccggccccccagGCCCCCGAGCCGGCCGCAGGCCGCCCTTAGCAACGCGGCGCCCTGGGCGGTTGCTAAGGGCGGGGTGCACGTCCTGTCGGGCAGCAATCACTTCCGGGGCGGCGAGGCCTGGCCGAGAGGGGCGGTGagcgggccgggcggccgcggggggggaggccgggggcaGCTCGGGGAGGCTctcgggggggccggggctgcaggagAGGTCTGGAGCGGCGCGGGGGTCTGCCGGAAAGGTCTCTGTTGGGAGGGGTGGGGCGGTGGCTGCAGCatcgccccggcccccccgggacGCGGGTGGGAGAGCCTGGGGTGCGAGGAGCCGCGGGGGCTCGGTGGCGGCCCGCTccggctgcagccagggctgggcaccgCCGCTTGCGGGAGGGAACGGCGCAGAGCTGTGCTCTCGAGAAGGGAGGAGGAACTCCGGGCGTCCGCTGCTCCgaggctgctcagctgctgcttcttacagcccccgggcagggctgcaaACCCGGCTGCCCGGCGGCGGGCCGTAAGCCTGCAGAGGGGCTCCTCGGCCTCACCAGTGCTCGTGTTCTCAGCGGCGCGAAGCACACGCAGGTCCCCCTGAAGCCAATATGGATTGGCCAGTCTCCCCCCCAACACCTGCTAAGTCATTTGAGAAATCCAGCATGAGCTTCTTTGCTTCATCCTTTGATGGAAGCTTTCATGTTCTGCACCGATACTGTTGATCTTTATTTCCACCCCAAGAGGAAGCTAATATAAATTACTTGAGGTGCTCCTGTGGCTTTGTTCTACGCTAATTATTTATATAGTGCTAGGTTTTGAAGATGCCAGCTGGGAAACACAGGGCAGCAAAAAGAAGGTTTGAGTCTGTCCCAGCTCTATTGAGATGGCTAGTTTATGGCCCTGATCCTGAAAACTCATGGTTATTGATCACAGAGCCTGATCCTGTGCCCAGGGGGACGGCTGCAGCGTCTTCCAGTGGTGTCACCGAGCAGAAGCATGAGCCTGCAGCCCTGAGTAGCCCCTCGCTGGTTCTGTGGTACAGCTCCGGCTTTGCTACAGGACTGAGTCCCTTTGTGTGGGGGTAGTTAGCTTGCTGTAAAACCCTAATAGAGGCaagactgaatatttttaaacagatagtCAAAATCAATTCCTGTAGTGCAGTGCAACTGTTTGTGACCTATTTCTGGTGTTATGTTCCAGTGAGATGGCTAGGCTCGTGGGGAGAGGTGGTAGCTGCTATTAGACCGCATGAGTAAGGTGGAGGGGGGAAGCTGCCTCTCAAGGTCTAAAGCAGGAGTACTGatctttaaatgcaatttaagaACAATTACTTTAAGTGTAGCCATGTTAACAGGTGAGGCCAACTGAGGAAAAAGATGGTTGATAACCTGTGGAGAAGAGATGTTAGCCAAGGAAGAGGTGGTGAAACTGTTAGCTTCTCAGGAACCGGGAGGAAGACTCCATTATCATCCAGGGACCCGTTGGATTAGCTGCAAGGCAAAGTGTAAGGAGGTAGTGCTCTTGGTGAGAAAACCCACTTTGCAAGTTTTGTCTGCAGCGTGGAAGGCGGTGTGCCTGGCGCTGAGCCCCGGTTCCCCGCTGTTCAGCTTTGGCCTGCTCCTTTGCGTAAGGTTCAGCCTCCTTGCACATGCAGGTTTGGGCATCGTGTAAACCATGGTTTTTTAAAACGGGAAAGAATTTTGCTAATATTAGTTCAGCTGCAGTGATAGCAGGAAAACTAATGGTCCGAATGTGGGTTGCCTGCTGTGGTTACTGTGTGAGCAAGGATGCTCTACTATCACTAGTTGGAGCATGATGTCAGGCCTTCTCTGAGCGTATTTCATGGGGTAGTGCTTAAAATGGTAGTggcagctgctcccagcctgcGTGAAAGCTTTTGATGCTGGTCATGTCACCTGGGATTTGTTAGAAAATTACTAATACCCTCAAGGGAGGTGAAatagaaaaggggaaaggaggggggacTTGCAGAAGATAAGgatggagatttttttgttttcattgtatcAGTttcctttggtttatttttgtgtgttgtgtTTCAGGTGTATGAATTGGGATTATCAGTAGGAGTTTGTCCTGAGAAAACTCCCGGTGAGGAATGAAGCAACATCCCTTCCTGCTCTGTTTGAGGAAGGGGGTGGGcaagaataacattttcaaaagacatCCCAATAAATGAAGTTGAGATAAAATGCAACTCAGGGGTGAAGTTTCCCATGATTCTGTTTCTTGCTTAGGAACTGCTGCCTTAGTGGACTGGGGGAGAGGAcgttttaaaagttaaaagcagTTAGGGATGAACCACTTTAATGCAGGCTTTGTTGACATCGGTGTATGTCCGATGCAGCCTTTTGGTCTGTGTTGGGGCTTGCTGAGCCTGGGCAGCCCAACATGCATTCTGGCTTCGTGTACAGGTCCCATGCAGCCCTTGCTTATTGAGTTTTAATCAGAATTCGaaaaattttctttcactgaagtacAGACCTGGAAGGGACTGCAAGAGGTCACCTATTCTTATCTCCTGATTCAAAGGCAGGATTATATGTACTCACACCCCATCCCAGGCAAATGCTTATCTGATCTGCTCTTCTGAATCACCAGTAACAGGGATTCCACAGTCTCTGTATTCCAGTGGCTGGCAGTCCGTACAGTTGggaattttttcctgtcttttaaaattcaaaataatatcCTGTACTTcagctgaattaaaacaaaataattatttcttgtaACTTATATACACTCCTTTTAGTATGTCCCCAAATGACATTTGCCTCTTATGCAACAGCATTGAGTTGTTGATTGATTCCTAAATTTATCAACTATAACTTTACTCAAGTTATACTTTACCATCTTTCTGAACTGGGTCACATCTGCAGATTGTAGAAATCTCCTCCTAGCCTGAGAAATACAGAGCCTGCTTTGGAGATGATTTCTAGGAGGCAGATTACTACCGTTCAACTGAAACGCACAGGCAGCACCACCTCACACCCAAGCTTGAGTAATACAGGGAACTGTAAGTATCAATAAGTAGCGCTGATTCAATAAGGACACACCAGGATCATACAGGTCAGGAAAAATGAGTAAGACAGTAATCACAACTGAGTTCTGATGGCATCTCAGACTAATTGAATTTCCCTTTTGGGACTTTCTGTGGTGTACTCCAGTAATTCTGGCAGGAGAGTTCTCTGTTATTGTAGAAAGCCATTAGTCATTCATAGAATGAATTGACAACTCCATTAGCAaagatgaaggaaggaagaaaggatggTCTCGTGGCTGAGAAGCTGGCTAGGGACCCAGGAGATCAATATTTAACTCTGCTACAAACTACCTGTGTGACTGTCGCAAGGTATATAGGGCTTAGCGTAACCGGCCACTAAAGCCATGCTTAACTTTCAACACATAACTCATTCCTCTGTCTTCAACAGATCTGCCTTCTGCGTGGGCAGAAGTAGTTGGGTTTGTACACCATCTAAAACAACAAGGCTGTGACCACACATACAATGTAAGTGAAAATGAATAATAGTCATCTTGCATGTATGATCGACTTCAGGGAGAAGTACATTCTTGCTTATTAAGCTTTTCCCGTACTGTTTCATGAATATTGTTCATGAATTTTGTTTGTCTTCCCTTCACCTGCAAATGGACTAACACTAGCATTTGAGGACTATTTTCTTAGGCAGGTGGTGAAACACAATCAtccaaataaaatgcaagtttcttttccctctttgttAGTGGGTCTGTAGACAAGGGTGTCTTCAAAAAACCTGCATGAGATAGTCTGTCATTTTTTGATAACGGAAAGCGAATACCAGAAAGCATGACACAAAtaattgctctctttttcccccttGTAGTAACCAGTCTTCTTGAGAGCATTAGAGGAGAAGAAGGGTGCACTCACAATGGCTGCTGAGTTGGATTTCTCCCCACCTGAAATCCCTGAGCCCACATTCATGGAGAATGTGCTACGCTACGGACTCTTCTTTGGAGCCATTTTCCAGCTTATCTGTGTGCTAGCCATAATCCTGCCAGTTTCAAAGTCCCATAAGACAGTAAGTAGTGCTCTTTAATATTGATATAGATGGGCAGAGTCAGAGAAAATAGGGTGGGAGGGAACTTCGAGTAGCTGATGGAGACGCAGTGGTCTGCCCCTGGGATTGATGACAGTTTCATTGTTCGTTCTCTTCCCTCCTTCTAGCTTTCCCACCTCCAGCTTTTGTCTTGTGATTCACCCCCAGATTAGAAAGTCAGGAACAAATACCTGAGCCATGGTCTCTCTGAATATCAGTGAAAAAGTGACCTGAAGCACTGGCAAAGTGTGCTGAATGTACATGCTGTTCCTGACTGCACACAAGAAGGCTTTTAGTCCCAACCCCATATTGTCATCCTTCTGCTGATTTGCTCTGTGAATTGCCAGGCAGGGCGTCCCCTttgcaggacctgcctttcaggAAATGACTTTGGGCTCTAGTTTGTGTGCAATTTTTGGAAACAAGATACTGGTGAAATTTCTAGTATATTCTAACGTGAGGAAGGCAGTTTTCAGTACTGACACCCAATCCTGTGCTGGCACGTGGAGGGTCCTTTGGTGCAGTTAGTACAGGAGAAGGTTAAAGTGAAAGGTTGAGGTGAGCTACAGGACTCCAGTTCCTTTAGACTGGGCCACAGTGGGATGACCTGCATCTGCCTGGCTTTTCTGATAAGAGCTCCATGTGCTTGGTGATGCCTGTGGTGCTGGGGACAGGTATTTCAGTGTTGGTGATCAGGCTGCAAGTTTGATGGTTTGATACAGATTTTGTCTAAATGTGTACGATATATTTTCCGTAACAACTCAGCATGGGaagttttgttttcaggctgTCTCTATTGCCATGTTTGCTCCCTCTTGTGCAGAGGAAGCATGGAAATTTTCAGCCTGTCTGTGGAAGGGAATGCCCGAGGGTGAGGTACAGTGTGAAGGACACAGTTCATGACCCAACTCTTTCACCTTTAACTGTCGGTGTGATGTGAAGTTGCATTGAGGCACTGGATTAGTGACGCTGCCCCGGCACGGGTGCGTGCTCCCTCCTGCTAGTCCTGccgcaggagctgcagctcccagcagggagATGAAGCAGGCGGCCGCCAGTCACAATGCAGTGGCATTGCAAGTCTTGCACCGTTACTCTGCAGCCACCAGCGCCCGTCTGTCAGAGTCCATGGTTTCCCCTGATaaatttttgagaaatactgaGTAGCCTGATTCTTGAAAGCTGAAAAGAGTGAGAGCTCTAGTTTGAAGTGGAAAACTGAAGACCAGGCCCCCCAATTAAACCGATAAAGCTCAGGGACCTGTTACTGTTTAAGTTTGCAAGCATGCTTTGATGTTTGCATgctctactttttattttctccatatgtATACTGTCCTCTTGATTTACTGTCCATATGACTAATTTACAAAACTGTAAACACCAGAGGCTACCCCTCCAGATTTTGGTAATGATGCTTGAGTCTGGGTAGGATATTGAGGAGCTTCTCTGTCTTGGAGGCTTCAGGCTTTGAAGTCTACCTTGGTTTGAACATTAGAAGGCAGCAGTGTTCACTTTATGGCAGCAGCACTCTGCATCCCTGAGTAATAACTGCATGGTGCTCCATTTCTCCagagcctgccagctccccaTGCACCGATTACAGCCTTTGGAAAGCCAGCCAAGTCTCCTTCCTTGGGAAGCCACACAGATGTGAACTGTAATAGCCCAGTAACTTGAGAGACGTTTGAACCAAGCTCCTTGATTAAAAGGATACTGTCAGATGCTCGCCTCCCCCTCCATTATCTGGAGCGCTGTCTTGGAAGCTTGAAACTAGCACGTCTTGCTCAGCCGTTTTTTGTGTGTCCTTTTCCAGTTGGCACGCTCTGACTGATAGAAACCAAGATGCTAAAGCAATATTTATACTCAAATGCATTTAATGAAAGGAGGCAATCTGCATGTGTGCGCT
Proteins encoded in this region:
- the MANBAL gene encoding protein MANBAL isoform X1; translation: MLAKEEVVKLLASQEPGGRLHYHPGTRWISCKAKCKEVVLLVRKPTLQVLSAAWKAVCLALSPGSPLFSFGLLLCVYELGLSVGVCPEKTPDLPSAWAEVVGFVHHLKQQGCDHTYN
- the MANBAL gene encoding protein MANBAL isoform X3 gives rise to the protein MLAKEEVVKLLASQEPGGRLHYHPGTRWISCKAKCKEVVLLVYELGLSVGVCPEKTPDLPSAWAEVVGFVHHLKQQGCDHTYN
- the MANBAL gene encoding protein MANBAL isoform X2, whose amino-acid sequence is MAAELDFSPPEIPEPTFMENVLRYGLFFGAIFQLICVLAIILPVSKSHKTDSDSFEPKNSETVKKPKATAPQISKKPKKETKKKR